TTCGATTTAACACCACTATAGTCTGGTTTGGGAAAAGTTCTTATGTCTGTTTTTACAGCCTTGCCCGAGATCGATGACAGTCTAGCAACCCGCTGTGGTTTAAGTGTTGGAGGAATGTGCAGTCCTTGAGGAGGGCATAATGCCGGACTATCCGTGCTCCCAGAAAAGGAAGAGCCGGAGAAGGACAAGAGGCTGAAGCTGTTTCCAAGGTTCAGCAGTGGGGTTGATGTCTGAGCCTTGGGAGCAGAATCATGCCCCGCTGCTGTTGGATCCACAAGTGTAGTACAATTCATTTGTTGCGATGCAACAAATGTTGCATTTAAATTGGAGGGCTTCCCTACCTCCGCACTAGCTTCAGCTGAAGGTGGGGCCTCTTGGTCAGCCTCTGAATTTACAGAGTCACTCAGGAATGTGCTCAGAAAATCCAATTTCATCTCAATTGGGAGAGTCACATGTAGGTTGGCATTGTTAAATTCTTCTTTCTCTGCAAGATGCCACTTCATCATATCACTGTATGCAGAATTAGTCTCCTCCACTGTGAATCCCTCCATATATTTCTTATCCTGGAGCCCCGGACATTCATCTTGCAGTAGAGCCAAAGGTGACATAAACAACTCTTCCTGGGACGTTAACACGGggagctcctcctcttccaaatTGAAGCTGTTGCTCCTCATCACAAACTCCCCAGAACTAAGAGAACAGCAGTTGTTTTCAGGAGAACACCTACGGGAGGCCTCACGTGACCCTAGTGGCCAGGGCCCCTCCGTGGATTCTGGAGACGTCAGCGGCAGCGCCCTCGGGTCATCGCCACCATCTCCAGAGTTCTTATAAAAGTAGTTTCCCTCTAGCAAGGACATCTCTGTGCCGCCCATCAGACTTATGGATTGGTTCAAAGCGTTTACAAGGTCATTGACAGGGGGGGTGAAACATGCCTTGTGCAGGTTCATTCTGACTTCGGAAAGCCTGTTTGGTTTCGGACATGGGGAGTCAACATGGGAGTCCGGTTCACAACAAGAGAGCACGTAGTCGTCAGGGGAGCTGTTGCCATCGAGGTCACCCAGGTGGCTCAGACTCGTGGAAGAACAAGGGGTGGTGGTTTCAGGGGATGCTGTAGAGTTGTTATGATATCCACTGGCCAGCGGCAGACCTCCACAGGATAAAGAGCCGTTCATATTTCCCATGTGGTCCGCAGACATGCCAAATATCTCGTTGGACATTGTGGAGCAGTCAGGTAACGATCACaaatttcaatattttttacGTGTGGACCAGCagctgaaaaagaaaaaagggtacaTTTGCCATTCAAGTTCCTTGTTTGACTAATCGGCAATGGTAATAAATGCAATGATGAGCCGGCCAATAGTGGATGTTTTGACCACTGAATAATGTATTATTTAGCTGTCAAAAAAGATCAGGATAGTACTGGACAGCAGACCTTCTTCTCAATAAGACATTGGCAACCAGATGTGGCCCCGAGCTCAGTGGCAGCCATTAGTTATGCGAGACTTGATGAGGGCTTTACTTTGGACACAGATATAAAGTATAAAGAAGTTATCCGGATGCATCATACTAAGCGGCAATTAGTTGGTAGATAGAAAGACCTCAAGTTCTCGATGTAGATCATAGTTAAAATTAAAATGTACAAATGGTCAACTGGATATGTTTGATGGAGAAGGGGTACGGGTCATAGGGAAGGAAGGTCTAGTAACCAACGTTCTCAGGCCGAATTCAACCcagaaatacataaatatatctcTATGATGAATAAATCTCCTTTACCTTAGTGTAGTTGTAAAGGTCAGCAAAGGCTGCATTCATAGAGAAGTACGTTTCCAGTACAACCTCAAAGTTGAGAAAGTAGGACCCTCGAGGGTTAAACACTCCCATATGCATTAGCTATATTGAGTAAAGGTTTATCCCtgcattagcctacattttaggctAATTTGTATGACCTACAggaaaatattataatattaagtTATTGGCTCGCTGTATAAAGTTCATCAACAAGGTCCATATATAGTAAGGTCTTTAACCAGTGAAATAATTTGACATCTCAGAATAATGAAATGGGGCGTGCCATGATTATTAGTCATcatgaaaatatataattttttagaACTTTATTGGAAAAGTGAATCAAGACAAGTCAACTGATCGCAGTCCAAAGTCCAACTCTTGAATGAATGATTTGTTTGTCAAACAGACCGGACTGCAACACACCCATCAACCTTAAAAAGGAACTCAAGACAGAAGCCTGGATCCATTTCAGACCAAGCATTTGCAGGGATCATTTAAGAATGTAATAAAACATTGGCCTCACACCATGCATCTCTTGCTCGCTTTGAAAATGGTTAGTCATTCCTCTCTGGCCCCTGTACTGTCAACGTATATTCACTCAAGAGCCTTCTCTGCTTACAGTCTAGAGTGCCTCTGGAAAAGCACAATCACAACATAACCAACATTGAAAATTGCTGTTAATCATGCAAGCATGCCGTTCACAAACATTCACAATCACAGCATTTAAATGACAGTATTGATGGAtcaaagaaatacaaacaacGAATATTTTACAACTTACAAATCAACTTAGAATATCTCCATGATTGCCCCAGTCGTCACGATACAGTCAACAAAGCTAAAGCTTTGGCCGATCCATCTGCAGCATGAAATCATTCTAGCATCAGTACGATAGTGCAGGTTCAATCCCATTACTGCTTTCCTTCCCACAGCACTAAATTCAGCCGGCCAGCTATGTTGCTCTGGGCAGGCACTGGTGTGTGATCGCTGCATCAGATAGACaactacagcctcccccccggctacactccctccctccctccctccctccttcgcttgcttcctccctccctccctgcactCAAGTCACAGTCGCGCATCAGGGAAAACCCAGCCTAGCTGTGGGTCATCCATGTGCAGGCAAACTTCCCTCCCTGAACTAACACAGTGTAGTCAAGCATTCGGTGAAGCCCGAGGGTCTGCCAACTTCCCTGGCACAAATACATAATGGCAGGAACCTCCACTATCAGCCAAGGACTGTGTTGCAATACTCCACCCCTTAGTATAGCtcgggagggcgagagagagagagagagggtatgaTACCTTATCCCTGCCGAACTTAATACTGGAGGGTGGGAGTGGCCGACAGGGCTGCCAGGCTGAAGCGGCATTCACTGTTGCTAAGCAGCCTGAGTACCTCTTTATACAAGAATGGCTCAGGCAGCCTTTGGGGGAAGGAATGTAGCATCGTGGCCaacatgtaaaatgtaaaacgAGAAATTGTAATCTGAATAGTGTCTTGGTGACGTCGGTAGTCATAACAACAGTTGTACAAtaataaaaggaaaataaaatatgtagAATAGGTATTCCTTGAAGCAAGTTGTTACTCGGGACTTAAGCTGCTTGGGTTGCACACAGACGTATAGATGACCCTGACTTTACATGAAAGGTTAGAACAGAAGACAAGACCCTTTGACCTTTGCTATTTCTGACTAATTCCTACTAGGTTCTAACCACGCTGACTTATCTTTACATGTGACAGGATGTCAATCAGTGACAAACAACTGAACTATTTCCTTTCCCACAACCATAAGAACAACTTGAAATCACAGTTGTAGTCCAATAACACCTTGTAGGCATACTATTGGACCATTATTCTCCAACATGTAGCCTAAAACATTCCAATGTTAGCCTTTATAACTAGCCAAGAAATAGGTTTGAGGACTTGTTTTGAACATAACAACCATAATAAAATCACACTGCAGAACAGAGTTGGACGGAAGCGGCCGCCCTCCAAACCTAAATAGACGACCACTCTATGGTCTAAAGTGGTCTTCTTCAGACTGGAGACACACAACTCAACCTTGCCCTGGCCTTGTCAACTAAGCTAAAAAAGACACGCTGTATTTAATGTATTTACCATCAACACCACTTATGGTTTTATTTATGCCATTTGTCTAGGCCTATATAAAATCATAATCCAACAAGGGTCAACATTTGAAAGCCTAGTGTAGACTATGCTAATATAGATTTAGGGTTATTTATAAAATACATCTAAAATATCCAACAACAATAGCTCttgaaaatataaataacagTTTTCAGGCTAGTTTTCAGTTTTCGATGCAGAGAGTACATTTTTAGTAAATGTCTCAGACATCACAGTTAAACCACAACGCTCTATTTGCAAAGCCCCctcggccacacacacacacacacacacacacacacacacacacacacacacacacacacacacacacacacacacacacacacacacacacacacacacacacacacacacacacacacacacttccagaaATTGTATACAGTAGCGGTCTCTACTGATGAATAGTGATGTAGATTTATAATAATGTCATAGTGATTACACATTTAGGGTGCCATGTCTGTTATTAGGAAAAATCATGTGTATCCTAAgtaaacaaatgaaaaaacgaaataaatgCGATCCAAACCAGACAGGCAGCACATGGCTTCTCAAGAGCTAAGTTACAATAACAAGGCGTTAGACCCCCGTCATAAATATAGCTGGGAGGGTATTTGTAGTTACATCCATATTGCCATGTATCCTGTtgctcttcacacacacacacacacacacacacacacacacacacacacacacacacacacacacacacacacacacacacacacacacacacacacacacacacacacacacacacacacacacacacacctactcctCGATGTGGGTAAACGTGTCAacagcaataacatccccgattTTCAGTTTAAATCGATGGTTTTAGAAAACATGTGAATTTGAATATAAAGTAGGCCTTATCCAGCCTATGTGAAATACGTTGGTTATTTTTCACCTCGATCAAGAGACTGTCCATAGGATCTGGCAAGCATCGTCGATGACGTTAGAAACCAGATAAAAGGTTTCTTAATAAGTAGGCTAGGCCTACACATTAAACGTTGGCATACGTTTGAAATGCTGACGGTAGGCGATTTGTAAATTCTTATTATATTATCTATATTTTCAAACAGTATATCTTACGTATACTAATGAAAATGCCATGTTTCTGATGctatttgttaaatgtttgaaaAAAACGTTCACTTTACCGTGTGGCGGAAAGGGGATTTTAAATTAGCACGGTGTTTCTCGTCTTCAGGCTACAAACTAAACCACTGATTATCAATGTTTCTCACCTGGCGCCTGTCACCCGAGGCCCCGCCGAACTACCTGCTCTTAACGTCCAAGTAACTGCTCTTCTCTCGTTCACGTCAATAACATCCCTTTAAAGAGCCGAATAACTAGTCGCTAGACCCTCATGTTCTGCTTATTTAAATGGTCAAAACATTGTCGTGAACTTTGAACTGCAAAATAAAAGACGTGACGAAGACCGGTAACTACTTTATCATACAACGGCAACAATTACAATGATCATTAACTCACATAAAAAGTAAACATATTAAGCAGCTCAATTTTCAGCTGCATAATGTGTCAGCCAGCCAGCACATTTCAACGCATGATTTTCCCAATTCACACTTGGTACGAGGAGATTTTATTTTCAAATCTGGatgtaaaatatttaaataattataaacCATACTATGTATGAAGCACGCGTATGTACAATGGCAAAAAGTGCATTGGGTTGACAAAAGGATAGCATATTCAATCAATCCCTGGAAGAGGAACTC
The window above is part of the Gadus macrocephalus chromosome 10, ASM3116895v1 genome. Proteins encoded here:
- the mtus1a gene encoding microtubule-associated tumor suppressor 1 homolog A isoform X2, with product MSNEIFGMSADHMGNMNGSLSCGGLPLASGYHNNSTASPETTTPCSSTSLSHLGDLDGNSSPDDYVLSCCEPDSHVDSPCPKPNRLSEVRMNLHKACFTPPVNDLVNALNQSISLMGGTEMSLLEGNYFYKNSGDGGDDPRALPLTSPESTEGPWPLGSREASRRCSPENNCCSLSSGEFVMRSNSFNLEEEELPVLTSQEELFMSPLALLQDECPGLQDKKYMEGFTVEETNSAYSDMMKWHLAEKEEFNNANLHVTLPIEMKLDFLSTFLSDSVNSEADQEAPPSAEASAEVGKPSNLNATFVASQQMNCTTLVDPTAAGHDSAPKAQTSTPLLNLGNSFSLLSFSGSSFSGSTDSPALCPPQGLHIPPTLKPQRVARLSSISGKAVKTDIRTFPKPDYSGVKSKITTRLSHQLATPAKAMLPKSSKMNGCAKPSQVNLKALNKVATAKLPHTAAAVSQTTASIGVPKEEYAVTGDMQKTFSQSDGEDVSAANPSRHVPLSISEDAEGVSKGSLRNSLGTGNEDATSALSAELSPCLVQAASGQEVTCPPKRPSFNITFCSSLPLQTPDKHGDPKPSIKVSHRNGVGSGCPLARRQSVDSLTSQHGAAREKRRTSSSSVFNLSSATQTSASPRSRSLSNKQDEEAGVEMETPEGTSREFRKISLVSHQRLRWQTHRVPHVTKARADLEAVRHPDNLECSRRLVLPP